A single genomic interval of Rhizobium leguminosarum bv. trifolii WSM1325 harbors:
- a CDS encoding conserved hypothetical protein (KEGG: rec:RHECIAT_CH0000047 hypothetical protein): MPASRKSAKVFYTLRPSREGLPPFTDIKLPGGTIIRRVDEAIHRKALSNAAKALKERLDR; this comes from the coding sequence ATGCCGGCTTCACGGAAATCAGCCAAGGTGTTCTACACGTTGCGGCCCTCCAGGGAAGGCTTGCCCCCCTTTACCGATATCAAGCTTCCCGGCGGCACGATCATCCGCCGCGTCGACGAAGCCATCCATAGGAAAGCGCTTTCCAACGCAGCCAAGGCGCTGAAAGAAAGGCTGGACCGATGA
- a CDS encoding imidazole glycerol phosphate synthase, glutamine amidotransferase subunit (TIGRFAM: imidazole glycerol phosphate synthase, glutamine amidotransferase subunit~PFAM: glutamine amidotransferase class-I~KEGG: rec:RHECIAT_CH0000048 imadazoleglycerol phosphate synthase protein subunit HisH) — protein sequence MRVAIIDYGSGNLRSATKAFERAAHEAGIDAHIDLTDRAEDVAAADRIVLPGVGAYADCRRGLDTVPGMAEVLIEAVEKKARPFLGICVGMQLMSSRGLEKTVTRGFGWIPGNVVEMTPDDPALKIPQIGWNTLDLKCQHPLFEGIPTGSQGLHAYFVHSYHLAAVNAEDVIATADYGGPMTAFVGRDNMAGAQFHPEKSQKLGLALIANFLRWNP from the coding sequence ATGCGCGTCGCGATTATCGACTATGGCTCCGGTAACCTGCGCTCGGCGACCAAGGCTTTCGAGCGTGCCGCCCACGAAGCTGGCATCGATGCCCATATCGATCTTACCGACAGGGCGGAGGATGTTGCCGCGGCCGATCGTATCGTGCTTCCCGGTGTCGGCGCCTATGCCGATTGCCGGCGCGGCCTCGATACCGTGCCTGGGATGGCCGAGGTGTTGATCGAGGCTGTCGAGAAGAAGGCGCGGCCGTTCCTCGGTATCTGCGTCGGCATGCAGCTCATGTCCTCGCGCGGCCTCGAGAAGACCGTGACGCGCGGTTTCGGCTGGATTCCCGGCAATGTCGTCGAGATGACGCCGGATGATCCCGCCCTCAAGATCCCGCAGATCGGCTGGAACACGCTCGACCTGAAGTGCCAACATCCGCTCTTCGAAGGAATTCCGACGGGGTCGCAGGGACTGCACGCCTATTTCGTGCATTCCTACCATCTTGCCGCCGTAAACGCCGAGGATGTTATTGCGACGGCGGACTATGGCGGTCCGATGACCGCTTTCGTCGGGCGCGACAACATGGCCGGAGCACAGTTTCACCCGGAAAAGAGCCAGAAGCTCGGCCTGGCCCTGATCGCCAATTTCCTGCGCTGGAACCCGTAG